Part of the Flavobacterium alkalisoli genome is shown below.
ACTTTTACCGTGGTCAATGTGGGCAATAATACAAAAGTTCCTAATATTCTTCATCTTCGTTCAGTATCAGTTTAATATACCTTTTGCCCAGTATTCGTGAAAAATATGCGGCCTTTAGTAAAGGTAGTGAATTAATCGGCAAATATAGTTAAAGTTAGCAAGTTGCAAAGCAGGATTTTCTAAATAAAAAAGCAGCACATGTTTTAACGCATGTGCTGCAACTATAAGGGGGGATTTAGGTTACCAACGAATGCTTTATTTCTGTTCCTTGGTTTAACGGATGGAGGCATATCCATCATCCGGATTTTCAGGAAATACATTCATTGATATGAATGTATACGTAGGAAAATTGTTTATGGTTTTCCATAGACTGGAAAAATAAAAACCGGACATGCCATGGAGGGAAGACACGTCCGGTTTAATATGTAATTTAGCTGTTTTTTATACCCTTAAAATTCCATTGGGGGCTTATGGCGTTTTTAAAGATGGCGCAAATGTAATATGCTCGCTTCTATTATCATAAAAAAATATAATTGTTTTTATTTATGGTGTTATTGGGTTTGCTTATAGTGCTTAATTACCATATCGTGAAAATGTTGTAATTTTGCACAAAATGAAGAAGATGGTTAAGATTGGTAATATAGAACTGCCTGAATTCCCACTGTTGTTAGCGCCTATGGAGGACGTGAGCGATCCGCCTTTCCGCAGGTTATGCAAACAGCATGGTGCCGATTTGATGTATAGTGAGTTTATCTCTTCTGAGGGACTTATTCGTGATGCGATAAAAAGCCGCCAGAAGCTGGATATATTTGATTATGAGAGACCTGTAGGGATTCAGATATTCGGGGGTGACGAAGAAGCTATGGCTATGAGTGCCAGAATAGTGGAAACCGTAAATCCGGATATAGTTGATATTAACTTTGGCTGCCCTGTAAAAAAGGTGGTTTGTAAAGGTGCGGGAGCCGGGGTTTTAAAGGATATAGACCTTATGGTGCGCCTTACCAAAGCTGTGGTAGACAGTACCCATCTTCCCGTAACGGTAAAAACCCGTTTGGGTTGGGACGAAGATTCCATTAATATTTATGAAGTAGCCGAAAGGTTACAGGATGTAGGTATTAAAGCCTTAACCATACACGGACGTACCCGTGCACAGATGTACAAAGGTGAAGCCGACTGGGCTCCTATTGCTAAGGTAAAAAACAACCCGCGCATACAGATCCCTATTTTTGGTAACGGAGACATAGACAGTCCTGAAAAGGCACTTAAATACAGAAATGAATACGGACTTGACGGTATTATGATAGGCCGTGCGGCTATAGGGTATCCGTGGATATTCAATCAGATAAAACATTACTTTGCAACGGGAGAGCATCTGCCGGAACCAACTGTTGAAGACCGTGTGGAGGCGGCACGTAACCATCTTAAATGGTCTATAGACTGGAAAGGTGAAAGGGTAGGGGTATTTGAAACCCGCAGGCATTATACCAATTACTTTAAAGGTATTCACGGCTTTAAGGAATACAGGCAACGAATGGTGTCTAACGACAAACCTGAAGATGTTTATGCCGTTTTTGATGAGGTACTTGAAAAATTTGCCGACTATAAAATGGTATAATAAAACATTAGATATAAAATGAAAAGGCTCAGCATTTGCTGAGCCTTTTTTATACCTGTACTTTTTTCCACTTTCCTTTTTTAAATAAGGCCATACTGGCAATGGTCATGGCGGTTTCTGCAATTGGGATGGCTATAAAGACACCTGTAGGGCCAAGATTAAAATGTTTGGCAAGCAGGTAGGCTAACGGGATTTGCAATACCCAAAAACCAAAGAAGTTTACCCATGTAGGTGTTTTGGTATCTCCCGAACCGTTAAACGCGTTAATAAGCACCATGCCTATTCCGTAAAATATATATGCCGAACTTAATATCATAATTGCTTTTACCGCAATATCGTGCACGTGAGTATTATTGGTAAAGAACCACATGAACTCATCGGCAGCGACAAGGGTAATAATCATAATCACACCCATATAAATAGCATTAAATTTAGCAGTTACCAGTACCGATCTTTCTGCCCGGTCTACCTGTTGTGCACCCAAATTTTGTCCTACCAGTGTTGCGGCAGCTCCACTAAGCCCCCATGCCGGCAGCATAAAGAACATCATGATACGTAAAGCACTCTGGTATCCTGCCGAGCCTTCATCACCACCAGTAGTGGCAACCAACTGGGCTAAAAATATCCAGCTGCATGACGCTATAACAAACTGGAGTACGCCCGGAGCAGCAATCTTTACCAGGTTTCTTATCTGTTCCATATTTGGCTTAAAGTAAGACAGCACTACTTTCAATACACCTTTTCCGTTAAACAGGTTGTATAACTGATACAGTACGCCTGTGCTACGTCCTATTGTTGTGGCTATGGCTGCGCCTGTAAGTCCGAATCCAAGTACGTTAATAAATATAGGACAAAGTATAATATTACAGATGTTGGCAATCCAAAGGCTTTTCATGGCTATGGCTGCATTACCTGCACCACGAAATATACCATTGAACAGAAATAACAGCATGATAACAAAGCTTCCGCCCATCATAATGCGTACAAAGTTGGTTCCGTAAACGGCGGATGCTGTTGAAGAGCCCATCCATACAAGTATTTCGGTAGCATAAATAAAACCGAAAACCGCAATAATAAGGTTTACCGCAACTGCCACTACTATGGCCTGCATACCAGCCCTTGCGGCGGCTTCGGGATTTTTCTCACCTATACGCCTTGC
Proteins encoded:
- the dusB gene encoding tRNA dihydrouridine synthase DusB; its protein translation is MVKIGNIELPEFPLLLAPMEDVSDPPFRRLCKQHGADLMYSEFISSEGLIRDAIKSRQKLDIFDYERPVGIQIFGGDEEAMAMSARIVETVNPDIVDINFGCPVKKVVCKGAGAGVLKDIDLMVRLTKAVVDSTHLPVTVKTRLGWDEDSINIYEVAERLQDVGIKALTIHGRTRAQMYKGEADWAPIAKVKNNPRIQIPIFGNGDIDSPEKALKYRNEYGLDGIMIGRAAIGYPWIFNQIKHYFATGEHLPEPTVEDRVEAARNHLKWSIDWKGERVGVFETRRHYTNYFKGIHGFKEYRQRMVSNDKPEDVYAVFDEVLEKFADYKMV
- a CDS encoding MATE family efflux transporter — translated: MTQQAQRSSALSRFYTLLQQSLKGENIDFTTGSIRRGVLLLAIPMMLEMMMESVFALVDLYFVGHLENSSFAVQTVGLTESVLTIIYSIAIGMSMAATAVVARRIGEKNPEAAARAGMQAIVVAVAVNLIIAVFGFIYATEILVWMGSSTASAVYGTNFVRIMMGGSFVIMLLFLFNGIFRGAGNAAIAMKSLWIANICNIILCPIFINVLGFGLTGAAIATTIGRSTGVLYQLYNLFNGKGVLKVVLSYFKPNMEQIRNLVKIAAPGVLQFVIASCSWIFLAQLVATTGGDEGSAGYQSALRIMMFFMLPAWGLSGAAATLVGQNLGAQQVDRAERSVLVTAKFNAIYMGVIMIITLVAADEFMWFFTNNTHVHDIAVKAIMILSSAYIFYGIGMVLINAFNGSGDTKTPTWVNFFGFWVLQIPLAYLLAKHFNLGPTGVFIAIPIAETAMTIASMALFKKGKWKKVQV